One window of Chloroflexota bacterium genomic DNA carries:
- a CDS encoding G5 domain-containing protein: protein MLRPYLVFIAILVCACAPTTKRVVLISDGERRVFDTQAVTVEDVLREQQIPVGEYDRVDPPLFAEVGRSATITVTRVETRVESVSQLLPFTRQIVRDETYPQGQPRVLQLGANGSVAITYTITIEDGKETGRRETARKIIAQPKDEVLAFGTQGSIPSVPISGTLAYLSYRNAWVMRQSSGEKRPLTASGDLDGRVLSLSADGRYLLFSRAASDAANALNALWIVDTLVSGDAPRPLGVNDVLWAQLATDARALAYTTGEKIEGAPGWKARNDLWVAPLALGDGNVSLRPAQQVWKPAFPAPYSWWGANFVWASDNRSIAYAFSNEIGFVDAGDRATDDNRTPRRALKTFAPFRTRADWVWTPQIAWSPDSRFIIGVVHAPLGNPLAASDDPTFEVWALARDGSVSAPLAKQTGMWSAPTWSPANARGESRIAFGVSLSPSDSERSRYALEVMDRDGGNKRRIFPQADETGLTVVQSAWSPSAQQLAAIRDGDVWLYDFATNRWAQLTANSASSLPRWAR from the coding sequence ATGCTTAGACCCTACCTTGTTTTCATCGCGATCCTCGTCTGCGCGTGCGCGCCGACAACCAAGCGCGTCGTCCTCATCAGCGACGGCGAACGACGCGTGTTCGACACGCAAGCCGTCACCGTCGAAGACGTTCTGCGCGAGCAACAAATCCCGGTCGGTGAGTACGACCGTGTGGACCCGCCCCTCTTCGCCGAGGTGGGACGCAGCGCGACGATCACTGTCACCCGCGTCGAAACGCGCGTCGAGTCCGTCTCCCAGCTCTTGCCTTTTACGCGCCAAATCGTACGCGATGAAACCTACCCGCAAGGTCAACCGCGCGTACTGCAACTCGGCGCGAACGGCTCGGTCGCGATCACCTACACGATCACCATCGAAGATGGCAAAGAGACCGGGCGTCGCGAGACCGCGCGCAAAATAATCGCGCAACCTAAAGACGAAGTGCTCGCGTTCGGAACCCAGGGCAGTATTCCCAGCGTTCCCATTTCCGGCACACTCGCGTATCTCTCGTACCGCAACGCGTGGGTGATGCGCCAATCGAGCGGCGAAAAACGTCCGCTCACGGCAAGCGGCGATCTCGACGGACGTGTGCTTTCGCTTTCGGCAGACGGACGGTATTTGCTTTTTTCGCGCGCGGCAAGCGACGCCGCGAACGCGCTCAACGCGCTGTGGATCGTGGACACACTCGTCAGCGGTGACGCGCCGCGCCCGCTCGGTGTGAACGATGTGCTGTGGGCGCAACTCGCGACCGACGCGCGCGCGCTGGCGTACACGACCGGCGAAAAGATCGAAGGCGCGCCGGGTTGGAAAGCGCGCAACGATCTCTGGGTTGCGCCGCTCGCCCTGGGCGACGGCAACGTATCGCTCAGACCCGCGCAACAAGTGTGGAAGCCGGCGTTCCCCGCGCCGTACAGTTGGTGGGGCGCGAATTTCGTGTGGGCGTCGGACAATCGTTCGATTGCTTACGCGTTCTCGAATGAAATCGGTTTCGTAGATGCCGGCGACCGCGCAACCGACGACAATCGCACGCCGCGCCGCGCGCTGAAAACATTCGCGCCGTTTCGCACGCGCGCCGATTGGGTGTGGACTCCGCAAATCGCGTGGTCGCCCGATAGTCGTTTTATCATCGGCGTCGTGCACGCGCCGCTCGGCAACCCGCTCGCCGCGAGCGACGACCCAACGTTCGAGGTGTGGGCGCTCGCGCGCGATGGCTCGGTGAGCGCGCCGCTGGCAAAACAGACCGGGATGTGGTCCGCGCCGACGTGGTCGCCGGCGAACGCGCGCGGTGAGAGTCGCATCGCGTTCGGCGTATCGCTCTCGCCGAGCGACAGTGAACGCAGTCGCTACGCGCTCGAAGTGATGGATCGCGATGGCGGAAACAAGCGACGCATTTTTCCGCAAGCCGATGAAACCGGGTTGACGGTCGTGCAGAGCGCGTGGTCGCCGAGCGCGCAACAACTCGCCGCGATTCGCGACGGCGATGTGTGGTTGTACGATTTCGCGACGAATCGCTGGGCGCAGCTGACCGCGAATAGCGCGTCGTCGTTGCCGCGGTGGGCGCGGTGA
- a CDS encoding O-antigen ligase family protein: protein MTNTSRIIRDLFILLICAAALAGSAGFAFIKFRDMQTQTRGVGDLENRPTQFGVNVSLEQYSDADLNRALALIRNGGFTLARQHFYWDDLEPKRGEFAWEKADRIIWRARENNLDLIAVIDTTPAWARDPGEADLVNAPPANPDNYARFVAAFVERYSRRDNWASRLYIQIWDNPNVHPFWGRRNADPSEYTKLLCASARAARAANPQIKILSAGLAASEELIREHPDFSDVLYLRGMYDAGARECFDILGVKPYGMWSGADDRRVAMDTFNFSRAILLREEMLARGDAKKPAWAVEFGWNALPTDWRGKSSPWGSDSEATQAARLAGAIQRARSEWGWMNAMIVQHFQPNAPSDDPVWGFALVDKNLEPRALYTAATRAIAAPVLLASFDYARFYVMLAALGVLALIAAWQAWRALWQLPIHAWWQPIETRFVALPEIVQFAALALAVVAFYYSRNAALNFVLLALVVFLFALRRDLGLAITVFTIPFYLFPKNLIGSAQFSLVELLTLASVVGWMIRQVGEKGSRGAGESYVSRFTHYISRLASLDIAIFFFILAGVLSVAIAANFGVANRELRVIVLEPALLYALIRGSNLSARALQRLADAFILSALAVSLIGLYQFLFTNYVIVGEGVRRILAVYGSPNNLALYLDRALPLVLALAWFADDPRRRIAYALAAIPIGACLFLTFSRGAWLIGLPAGLLVIGMLSGRRARLVLIALLVVAVLALIPFSQTERAQSLFQLGTGTGFFRVSVWQSGWAMILDHPILGVGLDNFLYAYPKYISADAWREPNLSHPHNVVLDFWARMGIPGLIALGWMVFEFFKKGIGELREIKGNARALVIGLIASMSAALAHGLIDAAYFYVDLAFVWMLTLGFVSQIDRND from the coding sequence TTGACAAACACATCACGAATCATTCGCGATCTATTTATCCTTCTCATTTGCGCGGCGGCGCTGGCTGGCTCCGCCGGTTTTGCATTCATTAAGTTTCGCGATATGCAAACGCAGACGCGCGGGGTTGGCGATTTGGAAAATCGCCCCACGCAATTCGGCGTGAATGTTTCGCTCGAACAGTACTCGGACGCGGATTTGAATCGCGCGCTCGCGCTGATTCGCAACGGCGGCTTTACGCTCGCTCGCCAGCATTTTTATTGGGACGACCTGGAACCGAAACGTGGCGAGTTCGCGTGGGAGAAAGCAGATCGAATCATCTGGCGCGCGCGCGAAAATAATCTTGACCTCATCGCGGTGATTGACACGACGCCCGCCTGGGCGCGCGATCCAGGCGAAGCCGACCTAGTGAACGCACCACCCGCCAACCCGGACAATTACGCGCGATTCGTCGCCGCGTTCGTGGAGCGGTACTCGCGCCGAGACAACTGGGCAAGTCGTCTCTATATTCAAATCTGGGACAATCCGAACGTGCACCCGTTTTGGGGTCGCCGCAATGCCGACCCGTCCGAATACACAAAACTTTTGTGTGCGAGCGCACGCGCGGCGCGCGCGGCGAATCCTCAAATCAAAATTCTCTCTGCCGGTCTCGCGGCGAGCGAAGAATTGATTCGCGAGCACCCAGATTTTTCGGACGTGTTGTACTTGCGCGGGATGTATGACGCGGGCGCGCGCGAATGTTTTGATATTCTCGGCGTCAAACCGTATGGGATGTGGTCGGGCGCGGATGATCGCCGCGTGGCGATGGACACGTTCAACTTTTCACGCGCGATTCTTTTGCGCGAGGAAATGCTCGCGCGGGGTGATGCGAAGAAACCAGCATGGGCAGTGGAGTTTGGATGGAACGCGTTGCCGACTGATTGGCGCGGCAAGTCTTCTCCCTGGGGTTCCGATTCCGAAGCGACGCAAGCCGCGCGTCTCGCCGGCGCGATTCAACGCGCGCGGAGCGAGTGGGGCTGGATGAACGCGATGATCGTTCAACATTTCCAGCCGAACGCGCCCAGCGATGACCCGGTATGGGGATTCGCACTCGTGGATAAGAATCTCGAACCGCGCGCGCTGTACACTGCCGCGACGCGCGCGATTGCCGCGCCGGTTCTCCTCGCGTCGTTCGATTACGCGCGATTCTACGTAATGCTTGCCGCGCTCGGCGTGCTCGCGCTGATTGCCGCGTGGCAAGCGTGGCGTGCGTTGTGGCAATTGCCAATCCACGCGTGGTGGCAACCAATTGAAACGCGCTTCGTCGCATTGCCGGAAATCGTCCAGTTTGCCGCGCTCGCGCTCGCGGTCGTAGCATTTTACTATTCGCGCAACGCGGCGCTGAATTTCGTTTTGCTCGCGCTCGTGGTTTTCCTGTTTGCGCTGCGCCGCGACCTGGGATTGGCGATCACGGTTTTTACAATTCCGTTCTACCTGTTCCCGAAAAATCTAATTGGCAGCGCGCAGTTTTCGCTTGTCGAGTTGCTGACGCTGGCTTCGGTTGTCGGATGGATGATTCGCCAAGTGGGAGAGAAAGGGAGCAGGGGAGCAGGGGAGAGTTACGTTTCACGTTTTACGCATTACATTTCACGGCTTGCATCTCTTGACATTGCTATCTTCTTCTTTATCCTCGCCGGCGTTCTCTCGGTCGCGATTGCCGCGAACTTTGGCGTGGCGAATCGCGAACTGCGCGTGATCGTCCTCGAACCGGCGTTGCTCTACGCGTTGATCCGCGGGTCGAATTTGTCCGCGCGCGCTCTGCAGCGACTCGCCGACGCGTTCATCTTGTCCGCGCTCGCGGTATCGCTGATCGGGCTTTACCAATTCCTATTTACCAATTACGTGATTGTCGGCGAAGGTGTGCGGCGCATTCTCGCGGTGTACGGCTCGCCGAATAATCTCGCGCTTTATCTCGACCGCGCGTTGCCGCTTGTCCTCGCGCTCGCGTGGTTTGCGGATGATCCGCGTCGGCGCATCGCGTACGCGCTCGCCGCGATTCCAATTGGGGCATGTTTGTTTTTGACGTTCTCGCGCGGCGCGTGGTTGATCGGCTTGCCAGCCGGTTTGCTCGTCATCGGCATGCTGAGTGGTCGCCGTGCGCGGCTCGTGCTGATCGCGTTGCTCGTCGTTGCCGTCCTCGCGCTGATTCCGTTCTCGCAAACCGAACGCGCGCAATCGTTGTTTCAACTCGGTACCGGCACCGGCTTTTTCCGCGTGAGCGTGTGGCAGTCCGGCTGGGCGATGATTCTCGATCACCCGATCCTGGGTGTCGGGCTGGACAACTTTTTGTACGCGTATCCCAAGTACATCAGCGCCGACGCGTGGCGCGAACCGAACCTCTCACATCCGCACAATGTTGTTTTGGATTTCTGGGCGCGCATGGGTATTCCTGGGTTGATCGCGCTGGGGTGGATGGTTTTTGAATTCTTCAAGAAGGGGATCGGGGAACTGAGGGAAATAAAGGGGAATGCGCGCGCCCTCGTCATTGGGTTGATCGCGAGTATGAGCGCCGCGCTCGCGCACGGTTTGATTGACGCGGCGTACTTTTACGTGGACCTCGCGTTCGTGTGGATGCTCACGCTTGGATTCGTTAGCCAGATTGACCGGAATGACTAG
- the mutY gene encoding A/G-specific adenine glycosylase, translating to MSVLSAKNLSARSRKNIAARLLAWYATHKRALPWRRDAHDPYRVWISETLLQQTQVAIVIPYYERFLARFPTVHALASAPLDDVLKTWEGAGYYARARNLHRAAQEIVARFDGNLPSTVEELRALPGIGRYTAGAVASIAFQRDAPVLDGNVTRVLCRYFKIESDSKSKATQDSLWELVTELVPHGLAGEFNQAVMELGATVCSPRKPACDACPLKRGCAARRAGIQDELPIKQKKKPLPHHEIAVGVIWKRGKVLIARRKDDALLGGLWEFPGGHREKRESLEKCAAREVREELGIEIAVGEKFAEVEHAYSHFAITLHAFQCKHVRGRPRAIGCAAFKWVAPDALSRYAFPKANLKVIEKMRL from the coding sequence ATGAGTGTCCTGTCAGCAAAGAATTTATCCGCTCGCTCCCGCAAAAACATCGCCGCACGTTTGCTCGCGTGGTACGCCACCCACAAACGCGCTCTCCCCTGGCGGCGCGACGCGCACGATCCGTATCGCGTTTGGATTTCTGAAACGCTCCTCCAACAGACCCAAGTCGCCATAGTCATCCCGTATTACGAACGATTCCTCGCGCGCTTTCCAACGGTTCACGCGCTCGCGTCCGCGCCGCTCGACGACGTGCTCAAGACCTGGGAAGGCGCGGGATACTACGCGCGCGCGCGGAATCTGCATCGCGCCGCGCAAGAGATCGTCGCGCGGTTCGACGGCAACCTGCCCAGCACCGTCGAAGAACTGCGCGCGCTGCCCGGCATTGGTCGTTACACCGCCGGCGCGGTCGCCAGCATCGCGTTCCAGCGCGATGCGCCGGTGCTCGACGGCAATGTGACGCGCGTATTGTGCCGTTATTTCAAGATTGAGAGCGACTCTAAAAGCAAAGCGACGCAGGATTCACTCTGGGAGTTGGTGACGGAACTGGTCCCACACGGACTCGCAGGCGAGTTCAACCAAGCCGTGATGGAACTCGGTGCGACGGTTTGCTCGCCGCGCAAACCCGCGTGCGACGCGTGTCCGCTGAAACGCGGGTGCGCCGCGCGACGTGCCGGGATTCAAGATGAGTTGCCGATCAAGCAAAAAAAGAAACCACTGCCCCATCATGAAATCGCAGTGGGCGTGATCTGGAAACGCGGCAAGGTGTTGATCGCGCGACGCAAAGACGACGCGCTGCTTGGCGGGCTGTGGGAATTTCCGGGCGGTCATCGCGAAAAACGCGAGTCGCTCGAAAAATGCGCCGCGCGCGAGGTGCGCGAGGAACTGGGGATCGAAATCGCGGTCGGAGAAAAATTCGCGGAGGTGGAACACGCGTACTCGCACTTTGCGATCACACTGCACGCGTTCCAGTGCAAACACGTCCGCGGTCGCCCGCGCGCGATTGGATGCGCGGCGTTCAAGTGGGTCGCACCGGACGCACTGTCGCGTTACGCGTTTCCAAAAGCGAATCTCAAAGTAATCGAGAAAATGAGACTGTAG
- a CDS encoding GNAT family N-acetyltransferase — protein sequence MWRGEQVELAAVQREELPKYVAWLNDWEVSQFLMPGIPIPMNIEDETEWFENRRKSKENFVFGIRTLEGQLIGNCGLHNVDLKNRTATFGIFIGDKNYWSQGYGTDATRTLLRFAFEQLGLNRVQLWVYDFNPRAQRAYEKAGFKRVGVKRQGLFRNGTFHDEILMDLLREEWDALARPG from the coding sequence ATGTGGCGCGGTGAACAAGTGGAACTCGCCGCAGTGCAACGCGAGGAATTGCCCAAGTACGTCGCATGGCTGAACGATTGGGAAGTGAGCCAGTTCTTGATGCCCGGTATTCCGATCCCAATGAACATCGAAGACGAGACTGAGTGGTTTGAGAATCGCCGCAAGAGCAAGGAGAATTTTGTCTTTGGCATCCGCACACTCGAAGGACAACTCATCGGCAACTGCGGTTTGCACAACGTGGATTTGAAGAACCGCACCGCGACGTTCGGCATTTTTATCGGCGACAAGAATTATTGGAGCCAGGGGTACGGCACCGACGCGACGCGCACACTCTTGCGTTTCGCCTTCGAGCAACTGGGATTGAACCGCGTCCAGTTGTGGGTGTACGATTTCAACCCGCGCGCGCAACGCGCGTACGAAAAAGCCGGCTTCAAACGCGTCGGCGTCAAGCGGCAAGGTCTGTTTCGCAACGGCACGTTCCACGATGAAATTCTGATGGACCTTTTGCGCGAGGAATGGGACGCCCTCGCGCGCCCAGGATAA
- a CDS encoding HNH endonuclease — MTKKQLREIVEKTNGHCHFCGNKLDFDKRGWRPGSLRGYWEVDHVTQRAKGGARSAKNCLPACTNCNRLRWHRNGITLRRTIVLEIIARREIHKNSDLGKKLKRLRANRRRKNIARRETQD, encoded by the coding sequence GTGACAAAAAAACAATTGCGCGAGATAGTTGAAAAAACAAACGGGCATTGTCATTTTTGCGGCAACAAACTGGATTTTGATAAACGCGGTTGGCGACCAGGTAGTTTGCGCGGCTATTGGGAAGTTGACCACGTAACTCAGCGCGCTAAAGGAGGCGCGCGTTCGGCAAAGAATTGTTTACCTGCCTGTACGAATTGTAACCGCCTGCGCTGGCATCGTAACGGCATAACATTGCGGCGAACAATCGTATTGGAAATAATCGCACGGCGTGAAATCCACAAGAATAGTGACCTTGGTAAAAAGTTGAAAAGATTGCGAGCGAATCGTCGTCGAAAAAATATCGCGCGAAGAGAGACGCAGGATTGA